One window of Cucurbita pepo subsp. pepo cultivar mu-cu-16 chromosome LG19, ASM280686v2, whole genome shotgun sequence genomic DNA carries:
- the LOC111781159 gene encoding auxin transporter-like protein 4 isoform X1: MLGQRQAEEAIVPTAANEAENSGGKEEGEEENSVFQMKDLLWHGGSAWDAWFSCASNQVAQVLLTLPYSFSQLGMLSGIIFQIFYGMLGSWTAYLISVLYIEYRSRKEKENVSFKNHVIQVPPPLKPSSSSSFFQYETTSLLLLCLVWQWFEVLDGLLGPQWKAVGLAFNCTFLLFGSVIQLIGCASNIYYINDHLDKRTWTYIFGACCATTVFIPSFHNYRIWSFLGLGMTTYTAWYLAVAALVHGQVDGVIHSGPTKLVLYFTGATNILYTFGGHAVTVEIMHAMWKPQKFKAIYFMATLYVFTLTLPSASAVYWAFGDELLNHSNAFSLLPKNRYRDAAVILMLIHQFITFGFACTPLYFVWEKVIGMHDTKSLCLRALVRLPVVIPIWFLAIIFPFFGPINSAVGALLVSFTVYIIPAAAHMLTYRKPSARQNAAEKPPFFLPSWTAMYVLNSFIVVWILVVGFGFGGWASVTNFVRQIDSFGLFAKCYQCKPSLAPPPTHRH, encoded by the exons atgttgggacagAGACAAGCAGAGGAAGCCATTGTTCCGACCGCCGCAAATGAGGCGGAAAACAGCGGCGGAAaggaggaaggagaagaagagaacTCTGttttccaaatgaaagatctACTCTGGCACGGCGGCTCCGCCTGGGATGCTTGGTTTAGCTGTGCCTCAAATCAA GTGGCTCAAGTGCTTTTAACACTGCCGTATTCATTTTCCCAGCTGGGAATGCTGTCCGGAATCATCTTCCAAATATTCTACGGGATGCTCGGAAGTTGGACGGCGTATTTGATCAGTGTTCTGTATATTGAATACAGAAGCcggaaggagaaggagaacgTTAGCTTCAAAAACCATGTCATTCAGGTTCCGCCGCCATTAAAgccctcttcctcttcttcatttttccaatatgaaacgacgtcgttgttgttgttgtgtttGGTTTGGCAGTGGTTCGAGGTTCTTGATGGGCTTTTGGGACCTCAATGGAAGGCCGTGGGGCTCGCTTTCAACTGTACCTTCCTTCTCTTTGGATCTGTCATCCAGCTTATTGGATGCGCAAG taatatatattacataaatGACCACTTGGACAAAAGAACATGGACCTACATTTTCGGAGCATGCTGCGCCACCACTGTTTTCATCCCTTCCTTTCATAACTACCGGATTTGGTCCTTTCTCGGCCTTGGAATGACCACTTACACCGCCTGGTACTTGGCCGTCGCCGCTCTCGTCCACGGCCAG GTCGACGGTGTTATCCACTCCGGGCCGACAAAGCTGGTGCTCTACTTCACTGGCGCCACCAATATTCTTTACACATTCGGCGGCCACGCTGTCACTGT ggAAATAATGCACGCGATGTGGAAACCCCAGAAGTTCAAGGCTATTTACTTCATGGCCACTCTGTACGTTTTCACTTTAACGCTTCCGTCAGCTTCTGCCGTTTACTGGGCTTTTGGCGACGAGCTTCTCAACCATTCCAAcgctttctctctcctccccaAGAACCGATACCGTGACGCCGCCGTTATCTTAATGCTCATTCACcag TTCATAACGTTTGGGTTCGCGTGTACGCCGCTGTACTTTGTGTGGGAGAAAGTGATTGGAATGCACGACACAAAAAGCCTGTGTTTGAGGGCTCTGGTGAGGCTGCCTGTGGTTATTCCCATATGGTTTTTGGCTattattttccctttctttgGGCCAATCAACTCTGCCGTCGGCGCCCTTTTGGTCAGCTTCACCGTCTACATCATCCCCGCCGCCGCCCATATGCTCACTTACAGGAAGCCCTCAGCCAGACAG AATGCGGCGGAGAAGCCGCCGTTCTTCCTCCCAAGCTGGACGGCTATGTACGTATTGAACAGCTTCATAGTGGTCTGGATCTTGGTAGTCGGGTTCGGGTTCGGCGGCTGGGCCAGCGTCACCAACTTCGTTCGACAGATCGACTCCTTTGGCCTCTTCGCCAAGTGCTACCAATGCAAGCCCTCCCTCGCCCCTCCGCCGACACATCGTCACTGA
- the LOC111781159 gene encoding auxin transporter-like protein 4 isoform X2, with product MLGQRQAEEAIVPTAANEAENSGGKEEGEEENSVFQMKDLLWHGGSAWDAWFSCASNQVAQVLLTLPYSFSQLGMLSGIIFQIFYGMLGSWTAYLISVLYIEYRSRKEKENVSFKNHVIQWFEVLDGLLGPQWKAVGLAFNCTFLLFGSVIQLIGCASNIYYINDHLDKRTWTYIFGACCATTVFIPSFHNYRIWSFLGLGMTTYTAWYLAVAALVHGQVDGVIHSGPTKLVLYFTGATNILYTFGGHAVTVEIMHAMWKPQKFKAIYFMATLYVFTLTLPSASAVYWAFGDELLNHSNAFSLLPKNRYRDAAVILMLIHQFITFGFACTPLYFVWEKVIGMHDTKSLCLRALVRLPVVIPIWFLAIIFPFFGPINSAVGALLVSFTVYIIPAAAHMLTYRKPSARQNAAEKPPFFLPSWTAMYVLNSFIVVWILVVGFGFGGWASVTNFVRQIDSFGLFAKCYQCKPSLAPPPTHRH from the exons atgttgggacagAGACAAGCAGAGGAAGCCATTGTTCCGACCGCCGCAAATGAGGCGGAAAACAGCGGCGGAAaggaggaaggagaagaagagaacTCTGttttccaaatgaaagatctACTCTGGCACGGCGGCTCCGCCTGGGATGCTTGGTTTAGCTGTGCCTCAAATCAA GTGGCTCAAGTGCTTTTAACACTGCCGTATTCATTTTCCCAGCTGGGAATGCTGTCCGGAATCATCTTCCAAATATTCTACGGGATGCTCGGAAGTTGGACGGCGTATTTGATCAGTGTTCTGTATATTGAATACAGAAGCcggaaggagaaggagaacgTTAGCTTCAAAAACCATGTCATTCAG TGGTTCGAGGTTCTTGATGGGCTTTTGGGACCTCAATGGAAGGCCGTGGGGCTCGCTTTCAACTGTACCTTCCTTCTCTTTGGATCTGTCATCCAGCTTATTGGATGCGCAAG taatatatattacataaatGACCACTTGGACAAAAGAACATGGACCTACATTTTCGGAGCATGCTGCGCCACCACTGTTTTCATCCCTTCCTTTCATAACTACCGGATTTGGTCCTTTCTCGGCCTTGGAATGACCACTTACACCGCCTGGTACTTGGCCGTCGCCGCTCTCGTCCACGGCCAG GTCGACGGTGTTATCCACTCCGGGCCGACAAAGCTGGTGCTCTACTTCACTGGCGCCACCAATATTCTTTACACATTCGGCGGCCACGCTGTCACTGT ggAAATAATGCACGCGATGTGGAAACCCCAGAAGTTCAAGGCTATTTACTTCATGGCCACTCTGTACGTTTTCACTTTAACGCTTCCGTCAGCTTCTGCCGTTTACTGGGCTTTTGGCGACGAGCTTCTCAACCATTCCAAcgctttctctctcctccccaAGAACCGATACCGTGACGCCGCCGTTATCTTAATGCTCATTCACcag TTCATAACGTTTGGGTTCGCGTGTACGCCGCTGTACTTTGTGTGGGAGAAAGTGATTGGAATGCACGACACAAAAAGCCTGTGTTTGAGGGCTCTGGTGAGGCTGCCTGTGGTTATTCCCATATGGTTTTTGGCTattattttccctttctttgGGCCAATCAACTCTGCCGTCGGCGCCCTTTTGGTCAGCTTCACCGTCTACATCATCCCCGCCGCCGCCCATATGCTCACTTACAGGAAGCCCTCAGCCAGACAG AATGCGGCGGAGAAGCCGCCGTTCTTCCTCCCAAGCTGGACGGCTATGTACGTATTGAACAGCTTCATAGTGGTCTGGATCTTGGTAGTCGGGTTCGGGTTCGGCGGCTGGGCCAGCGTCACCAACTTCGTTCGACAGATCGACTCCTTTGGCCTCTTCGCCAAGTGCTACCAATGCAAGCCCTCCCTCGCCCCTCCGCCGACACATCGTCACTGA
- the LOC111782246 gene encoding high mobility group B protein 1-like, whose amino-acid sequence MKESKGKRTSKVSKEALKPVDDRKVGKRKAAVKADKGIKRPTKKDLKAKKDPNKPKRPSSAFFVFLEDFRKEYKRENPNVKSVSAVGKAGGQKWKSLSQSERAPYEAKAAKRKAEYEKLMKAYDKKASAAEDEESERSKSEVNDEDEASEEEHEEDDDNSEEDDGDEEDDD is encoded by the exons ATGAAGGAGTCCAAGGGCAAGAGAACGTCAAAGGTCTCGAAAGAAGCTTTGAAACCAGTGGATGATAG AAAGGTTGGGAAGCGAAAGGCTGCTGTCAAGGCCGATAAGGGAATCAAACGACCAAcaaagaaagatttgaaggCCAAGAAAGATCCCAACAAACCTAAGAGGCCTTCGAGtgctttctttgttttcct CGAGGACTTCAGAAAGGAAtacaaaagggaaaatccTAATGTGAAGTCTGTGTCTGCA GTCGGAAAAGCTGGAGGACAGAAGTGGAAATCCTTGAGTCAATCT GAAAGAGCACCATATGAAGCCAAGGCGGCAAAGAGGAAGGCCGAATATGAAAAGCTTATGAAGGCATATGACAAGAAG GCTAGCGCAGCAGAAGACGAAGAATCAGAGAGGTCAAAATCTGAAGTGAATGACGAGGATGAGGCCAGTGAGGAG GAGCATGAAGAGGATGATGACAACAGTGAGGAAGATGATGGCGATGAGGAAGACGATGACTAA